One region of Niallia sp. Man26 genomic DNA includes:
- the glyA gene encoding serine hydroxymethyltransferase: MKHLAQNDQQVYKAIQQELGRQRSKIELIASENFVSEAVMEAQGSVLTNKYAEGYPAKRYYGGCEYVDIVEDIARDRAKEIFGAEHVNVQPHSGAQANMAVYFTILEQGDTVLGMNLSHGGHLTHGSPVNFSGVQYNFVEYGVDKETEQINYEDVLEKAREHKPKLIVAGASAYPRAIDFKKFREIADEVGAYLMVDMAHIAGLVAAGLHENPVPYADFVTTTTHKTLRGPRGGMILCKEEFGKKIDKSIFPGIQGGPLMHVISAKAVAFGEVLQDDFKVYAENIIANAKRLAEGLQKEGLRLVSNGTDNHLLLVDLQTLGLTGKVAEHVLDEVGITVNKNTIPFDPASPFVTSGVRIGTAAVTSRGFGLEDMDEIASIIGFTLKNHEDQEKLAEAAKRVEALTSKFVLYKEL, encoded by the coding sequence ATGAAGCATTTAGCACAAAACGACCAACAAGTATACAAAGCTATTCAGCAAGAATTGGGCCGCCAACGATCAAAAATCGAGTTGATTGCATCAGAGAATTTCGTAAGTGAGGCAGTAATGGAAGCACAAGGTTCTGTCCTTACAAATAAATATGCAGAAGGCTATCCGGCAAAACGTTATTATGGCGGTTGTGAATATGTTGATATTGTTGAAGATATCGCTCGCGATCGTGCGAAAGAAATTTTTGGTGCAGAGCATGTCAATGTTCAACCCCATTCTGGAGCACAAGCAAATATGGCTGTATATTTCACTATACTTGAGCAAGGGGACACAGTGCTCGGTATGAATCTTTCCCACGGCGGACATTTAACACATGGAAGCCCAGTAAACTTTAGTGGTGTTCAATATAACTTTGTTGAATATGGTGTTGACAAGGAAACAGAACAAATCAATTATGAGGACGTGCTTGAAAAAGCTCGCGAACATAAGCCGAAGCTTATCGTAGCTGGTGCTAGTGCATACCCTCGCGCGATTGATTTCAAGAAATTCCGTGAGATTGCAGATGAAGTTGGCGCATACTTAATGGTCGACATGGCTCATATCGCCGGACTTGTTGCTGCAGGATTGCATGAAAATCCAGTTCCGTATGCAGATTTTGTTACAACAACAACGCATAAAACATTAAGAGGCCCTCGCGGCGGAATGATCCTTTGTAAAGAGGAGTTCGGCAAAAAAATCGATAAGTCAATCTTCCCAGGAATCCAGGGTGGACCACTTATGCATGTCATTTCTGCTAAAGCTGTTGCTTTTGGAGAAGTATTGCAAGATGACTTTAAAGTATATGCTGAAAACATTATCGCAAATGCAAAGAGATTAGCAGAAGGATTACAAAAAGAAGGTTTGAGACTTGTATCTAATGGAACAGACAATCACCTGTTGCTAGTAGATTTACAGACTCTTGGACTGACTGGTAAAGTTGCCGAGCATGTTTTGGATGAAGTCGGCATTACGGTAAACAAAAATACAATTCCATTTGATCCTGCAAGTCCATTCGTGACAAGCGGAGTTCGTATCGGTACAGCTGCTGTGACATCCCGCGGTTTCGGTTTGGAAGATATGGACGAAATTGCTTCTATTATCGGCTTCACATTGAAAAATCATGAAGATCAAGAAAAATTAGCAGAAGCAGCTAAAAGAGTGGAAGCATTGACTAGCAAATTTGTATTGTATAAAGAACTATAA